From Triticum aestivum cultivar Chinese Spring chromosome 7B, IWGSC CS RefSeq v2.1, whole genome shotgun sequence:
CAGTGGtagctagctaattgatgcatgCTAAGTGTGCATCTCTAACGACTGTAGCTTAGCCAGTAGTAGTTGCCACTTGTACGCGCACATCCAGAGTTCCAGACCGATGCAAATGGCAGCCACCCAGCAGAGCAAGACGGCGACCAGGAGGTTCGGATGGCTGTACGTGGCGCGGTGGGCGGTGGCATCTGTGGTGACCGTGCTGGCCGTGGCGGTGATCGTTCGGGCCGTGGTGGTGATGCTCCGCCCGGAGAAGCTCCAGCTGAAGCTCGCCGGCGGCCGCGTGGCAGTCGACTGGATCCCGTCGATGCCTCCGCCGGGCAACGTCGTGGCGCTGAACTTCGTCCTCAGGGCCAACAACCCCAGCGGGCGCGCCTCCGTCGAGTACACCAACGTCACCGTCCGGCTCACGGACGTCACgagcgcgtcgtcgtcgtcgccgacgAAGATCGCCGAGTTCGACCTGTCGCAGTCCATCCCCGTGTCGCAGCGGACGGCGCACGAGGCGGTCGTGAGGGTGACGATGACGCCGGGCGAGGACGTGCCGATGCGGTACGTGCGGGCGCTCTTCGAGGGGCGCAGCGTCGACGGCGTGGAGATGATGCTGAGCGGGGTCTTCGCCAGCCACGTAACGACGATGGCGAACGGGGAGGTCACGACCAAGGACCTCGCCACGTACTACTGCTGGCCGGTGACCATCGCCGTCGGTgtctcgtcgtcgtcctcgtcaccgGACTACACCAGCGTCGTCGTCACCGACGCGCCGTGCCTGGACAAGTCGGAGGCCCCGGCCATCGTGTGAACTGAGGCCAGCTCCGATGGTAGCTAGCTAGGAGCCTAGGACCTAGGTGATGCCATCCATTGCCTCCCGCATGGATCAACCAAGCTACATGCCTACCGATCCATCTAGCTATCTGCAATCTACTGTATTTACTAAATTAGTTTGTGGTAGAATCGATTGATAAGGCAAGGATGGCGATTGATAGTCGATCCATGGTTGCTGCTTGTATGCCCTGTCACTGTCAGCGTGAGTTTAATTTGAGATAGCACGTACTACTTCTTTCAAATTAATTGTGCATGTGTCACGACTGACGACGACACGACGAGCGGCAGCAGCGCGACCTACCGAGTCTTTCGCCGTGGCAGGTTTAACATTTACTACACGCGACGCTACCTTTCGTTGGTACGTATGGCTGGGCTAGGGCTATCTAGGTAGAGTACGTGTAGTAATACTACCGTCCTAGAAGCAGGACATGTCCTTTAAGAAAATTAATGAAAGTTGCAGGTCAGGTCGGAGCCAAGATGCATGCACTGGCAGCCGGCACAGGTGGTGGACGAGCAGTAACTACGTGCTGGAGCAGGCATGTGTTCGGTGCAGGGATGTTGGCACGAGAGCAACAGCATTGAAGTGGTTAAAGACGATAGAGAGGAAGCTCAACTCAGGCACTTGATCGACCTGCTTCTCGCCAAGTGGATCAATCATACAGTATTCGCATTGTAATTACTCAATGCATACGCTttgtaaaacaaaaaacaaaaaaaaaaactcAGTCGATACACTTAGGGCGTGTTTGCTAGCTGTTTTCATCCTATCATAGTTGTTCCCCTTTGAGACATGCTTAGTCCAGACATGctgggtgtgtttggtagggtgcatgGAGGGTGCATGAGGGCAAAAGTTCCCAATCCAACCCACTTTTACTTGTTTGGTAGGGTGCATGAGCTCACATGGGCTATGCTCATGTGATGCATAAAAGGGCCCTCAGCTATGCTCATCTCATGCACCCCAGACAGGGTGCATGGAGGCAGCCATGCTGGCCCTGACACTCGTCCCCACCCACTAGACCCAGACCACGTCCAGATATGTttatatttttaaaaaatgttcagaatttcaaagtttgtttaaatttttgaaaaagtttagaatttcaaaaaaaataactttttgaaaaagtttaggatttcaaaattgtttaaattttcaaaaaactttagtaaattttgtttgaattttcaataaatgttcagaatttcaactTTTATAAAAATCAACAATGTTCGGAATTTCAAAATAAAATCAAAAAatgtttgaatttttaaaaaaatcagaatttcaaattttatttaaatttttataaaatatacaaatttcaaatttttctttaaattttcaaaaaagctcggaatttcaaatatgttcaaatttcaaaaagtttagaatttcaaattttattataattttccaaaaaatatttagaatttcaaaaaaacaaaatatgtttaaatttgtgtTCATATTTTTCGAATTTTGTTCATCATTCAAAAAAATATTCGAAATTGGAAATTGTTCTGCATGTCTAAACACATGCATGCTGCCAAACAAAGTCTCAGCTCAGCATGTCTCGACGCATACATCGCTGCCAAACAACAGCAACTGCATAGACTCATCATGTCTACACTCAGCATGTATGAGAGGAGAACAACTAGGCTAGGTCCATGCATGCTACCAAACACACCCGCTGAGTACATACAATTGCAGCTGTTTGGTAGTAATGTATGTACTGACGCATACTGAGCTGAGACTGTGTTTGGTAGCCTGCCTCAGACAAGACATGGTGTGATGAGACTGTGTTTGGTAGCATGTATGAGATAGGCTGCATGAACG
This genomic window contains:
- the LOC123158409 gene encoding uncharacterized protein gives rise to the protein MQMAATQQSKTATRRFGWLYVARWAVASVVTVLAVAVIVRAVVVMLRPEKLQLKLAGGRVAVDWIPSMPPPGNVVALNFVLRANNPSGRASVEYTNVTVRLTDVTSASSSSPTKIAEFDLSQSIPVSQRTAHEAVVRVTMTPGEDVPMRYVRALFEGRSVDGVEMMLSGVFASHVTTMANGEVTTKDLATYYCWPVTIAVGVSSSSSSPDYTSVVVTDAPCLDKSEAPAIV